A single genomic interval of Rhodopseudomonas palustris harbors:
- a CDS encoding thioesterase family protein, with protein MDARDFITVGMSAERLTTVTQDITVQHFVPSMPAVFATPMMILVMEMTSGDAIAPKLPSGWVTVGSEVDIRHLAPAFVGQTVRTTAVVSAVERRVIRFDVASFLGDRKVGDGRHARGLVDVALFTKRFAEG; from the coding sequence ATGGACGCACGCGACTTCATCACCGTCGGCATGAGCGCCGAGCGGCTGACCACGGTGACGCAGGACATCACCGTGCAGCACTTCGTGCCGTCTATGCCGGCGGTGTTCGCCACCCCGATGATGATCCTGGTGATGGAAATGACCTCGGGCGACGCGATCGCGCCGAAGCTGCCCTCAGGCTGGGTGACGGTCGGCAGCGAAGTCGACATCCGCCATTTGGCGCCGGCCTTCGTCGGCCAGACGGTGCGAACCACGGCGGTGGTGAGCGCGGTGGAGCGCCGCGTGATCCGGTTCGACGTCGCCTCGTTCCTCGGCGACCGCAAGGTCGGCGACGGCCGCCACGCCCGCGGCCTGGTTGACGTTGCGCTGTTCACCAAGCGCTTCGCCGAAGGCTGA
- a CDS encoding tautomerase family protein: MPEITVNMAAGRTDEQKAGMMRDITQALVTHLGVAAEDVVIQINEAPLTNKMKGGMTFVERKAAQGK; encoded by the coding sequence ATGCCCGAGATCACCGTCAACATGGCCGCGGGCCGCACCGACGAGCAGAAGGCCGGGATGATGCGCGACATCACCCAGGCGCTGGTGACGCATCTCGGCGTCGCCGCCGAAGACGTGGTGATTCAGATCAACGAAGCCCCGCTCACCAACAAGATGAAGGGCGGCATGACCTTCGTCGAGCGCAAGGCAGCGCAGGGCAAGTAG
- the hisS gene encoding histidine--tRNA ligase has product MAEKPKKPQKLRARLPRGLADRGPAEIAATRAMVEKIREVYERYGFEPVETPAFEYTDALGKFLPDQDRPNEGVFSLQDDDEQWISLRYDLTAPLARYVAENFDQLPKPYRSYRFGWVFRNEKPGPGRFRQFMQFDADTVGAPTAAADAEMCMMAADTMEALGIPRGSYVVKVNNRKVLDGIREAQGIDSDAQWLTVMRAIDKADKFPIRDIIQLLGPGRWDGGEEGKGDFTKGAGLNDTQIQAIISFIGDKDAGASMQGADNQATVANMRARVEGSKTGGDGVAELATIAELAEAGGYGDCIRIDPSVVRGLEYYTGPVYEVELLLDTKDDKGRPVRFGSVGGGGRYDGLVSRFRGEPVPATGFSIGVSRLQAALTLIGQLGNKPQAGPVVVTVFGGEIAGYQKMVATLRKAGIRAELYLGNPKHSLGQQMKYADKRNSPCAIIQGSDEKQQGIVQIKDLILGAELASLEKDRDEYLKKQAEAQFSCKEDEMVAKVQELLQRRRVAWG; this is encoded by the coding sequence ATGGCTGAGAAACCGAAAAAACCGCAGAAACTGCGCGCCCGGCTGCCGCGGGGCCTCGCCGATCGTGGCCCTGCCGAAATCGCGGCGACGCGCGCGATGGTGGAGAAGATCCGCGAGGTGTACGAACGCTACGGCTTCGAGCCGGTGGAGACCCCGGCGTTCGAATACACCGACGCGCTCGGCAAGTTCCTGCCCGATCAGGACCGTCCCAACGAGGGCGTGTTCTCGCTGCAGGACGACGACGAGCAGTGGATCAGCCTGCGCTACGATCTCACCGCACCGCTGGCGCGCTACGTCGCCGAAAACTTCGATCAGCTCCCGAAGCCGTATCGCAGCTACCGGTTCGGCTGGGTATTCCGCAACGAGAAGCCCGGCCCCGGCCGCTTCCGGCAGTTCATGCAGTTCGACGCCGACACCGTCGGCGCGCCGACCGCCGCGGCCGACGCTGAGATGTGCATGATGGCCGCCGACACCATGGAGGCGCTCGGCATCCCGCGCGGCAGCTACGTGGTGAAGGTGAACAACCGCAAGGTGCTGGATGGCATCCGCGAAGCGCAAGGCATCGACAGCGACGCGCAGTGGCTCACGGTGATGCGCGCGATCGACAAGGCCGACAAGTTTCCGATTCGGGACATCATCCAGTTACTTGGCCCCGGTCGTTGGGATGGCGGCGAGGAAGGCAAAGGCGACTTCACCAAAGGCGCCGGCCTGAACGACACGCAGATCCAGGCCATCATCAGCTTCATCGGCGACAAGGATGCCGGTGCCAGCATGCAGGGCGCGGATAATCAGGCGACGGTCGCGAACATGCGAGCGCGCGTCGAAGGATCGAAGACCGGCGGCGACGGCGTCGCCGAACTCGCAACGATTGCCGAACTGGCGGAAGCCGGCGGCTATGGCGATTGCATCCGCATCGATCCATCCGTCGTCCGCGGCCTCGAGTACTACACCGGCCCGGTGTACGAGGTCGAACTCTTGCTCGATACCAAGGACGACAAGGGCCGCCCGGTGCGGTTCGGCTCGGTCGGCGGCGGCGGGCGCTATGACGGCCTGGTGTCGCGCTTCCGCGGCGAGCCGGTGCCGGCGACCGGGTTCTCGATCGGCGTGTCGCGGCTGCAGGCGGCGCTGACGCTGATCGGCCAGCTCGGCAACAAGCCGCAGGCCGGCCCCGTTGTCGTCACCGTGTTCGGCGGCGAGATCGCGGGCTACCAGAAGATGGTCGCCACCTTGCGCAAAGCCGGCATCCGGGCGGAATTGTACTTGGGCAATCCCAAGCACTCGCTCGGCCAGCAGATGAAATACGCCGACAAGCGCAACTCGCCCTGCGCCATCATCCAGGGCTCGGACGAGAAGCAGCAGGGCATCGTGCAGATCAAGGACCTGATCCTGGGCGCCGAACTGGCGTCGCTGGAGAAGGACCGCGACGAGTATTTGAAGAAGCAGGCCGAAGCGCAGTTCTCCTGCAAGGAAGATGAAATGGTCGCCAAGGTGCAGGAGCTGCTGCAGCGCCGCCGGGTGGCGTGGGGATAG
- a CDS encoding aspartate aminotransferase family protein — protein MLDKIKPTSAVNAPNDLNAFWMPFTANRAFKRAPKMVVGAEGMHYITADGRKIIDAASGMWCTNAGHGRKEIAEAIKAQADELDFSPPFQFGQPKAFELASRIADLAPEGLDHVFFCNSGSEAGDTALKIAVAYQQIKGQGSRTRLIGRERGYHGVGFGGTAVGGIGNNRKMFGPLLNGVDHLPATYDRDKQAFTIGEPEYGAHFAEALEGLVNLHGANTIAAVIVEPMAGSTGVLPAPKGYLKKLREITKKHGILLIFDEVITGYGRLGYAFASERYGVTPDMITFAKGVTNGAVPMGGVITSAEIHDAFMTGPEHAVELAHGYTYSAHPLACAAGIATLDIYRDEKLFERAKALEPKFAEAVMSLKSAPNVVDIRTVGLTAGIDLASIADAVGKRGFEAMNAGFHDHELMLRIAGDTLALTPPLILSEDHIGEIVDKVGKVIRAVA, from the coding sequence ATGTTAGACAAGATCAAGCCCACGTCCGCCGTCAACGCGCCGAACGATCTCAACGCGTTCTGGATGCCGTTCACCGCGAACCGGGCCTTCAAGCGCGCGCCGAAGATGGTCGTGGGTGCCGAAGGCATGCACTACATCACCGCCGATGGTCGCAAGATCATCGACGCCGCCTCGGGCATGTGGTGCACCAATGCGGGCCATGGCCGCAAGGAAATCGCCGAGGCGATCAAGGCGCAGGCCGATGAACTCGACTTCTCGCCGCCGTTCCAGTTCGGCCAGCCGAAGGCGTTCGAACTCGCCAGCCGGATCGCCGATCTGGCGCCGGAAGGCCTCGATCACGTGTTCTTCTGCAATTCGGGCTCGGAAGCCGGCGACACCGCGCTGAAGATCGCGGTCGCCTATCAGCAGATCAAGGGCCAGGGCTCACGCACCCGCCTGATCGGCCGCGAGCGCGGCTATCACGGCGTCGGCTTCGGCGGCACCGCGGTCGGCGGCATCGGCAACAACCGCAAGATGTTCGGTCCGCTGCTCAACGGCGTCGATCATCTGCCTGCGACTTATGATCGCGACAAGCAGGCTTTCACCATCGGCGAGCCGGAATACGGCGCGCACTTCGCCGAAGCGCTTGAAGGCCTCGTCAATCTGCACGGCGCCAACACCATCGCGGCGGTGATCGTCGAGCCGATGGCCGGCTCCACCGGCGTGCTGCCGGCGCCGAAGGGCTATCTCAAGAAGCTGCGCGAGATCACCAAGAAGCACGGCATCCTGCTGATCTTCGACGAGGTCATCACCGGCTACGGCCGTCTCGGCTATGCCTTCGCGTCCGAACGTTACGGCGTCACCCCGGACATGATCACCTTCGCCAAGGGCGTCACCAATGGTGCGGTGCCGATGGGCGGCGTGATCACCTCGGCGGAGATCCACGATGCGTTCATGACCGGCCCCGAGCACGCGGTCGAGCTGGCGCACGGCTACACCTATTCGGCGCATCCGCTGGCCTGCGCGGCCGGCATCGCCACCCTCGACATCTACCGCGACGAGAAGCTGTTCGAGCGCGCCAAGGCGCTGGAGCCGAAATTCGCCGAGGCAGTGATGTCGCTGAAGTCGGCCCCGAACGTGGTCGACATCCGCACCGTCGGCCTGACCGCCGGTATCGACCTCGCCTCGATCGCCGATGCGGTCGGCAAGCGTGGCTTCGAGGCGATGAATGCCGGATTCCACGACCACGAGCTGATGCTGCGGATCGCCGGAGACACCCTGGCGCTGACCCCGCCGCTGATCCTCAGCGAGGACCACATCGGTGAGATCGTCGACAAGGTCGGCAAGGTGATCCGCGCGGTCGCCTGA
- a CDS encoding EAL domain-containing protein, whose amino-acid sequence MIRISTIFIAVCMVLIATSLGMVVYAVAGFNFAQASLVGLTALTLFVLYQAVSMRMRDRAEAGDQIADLSRGTADLARQVGEFGRRLAVVEAKLVSARSSQQDRVQHVSDEITELGTLVQQLAASVAAHEDLLTSAAHSVVRPEAIAAPEPATLAPAAIPPAAAPAIPAPAAVPPSVPQPETPIVGVAPASAASTVAASTVATPEAASVPALAAAPAAVTAPAGPNLAAAVASAVDGGRFDLYLQPMVSLPQRKVRAYEVVTRLRDNADQAIPAETYLPIAETAGLMGRIDNAILLRAVQVVRRLLVRNKDVGLFVNIAGATLSDKAAFAQCLDFLEANRALAPSLILEFKQSALRGLGPIEAEHLAALAQRGFRFSIDHVTDLRFEPRELADRGVRFIKVPASLLLAAHDTASADIHPVDLSDLLGRFGIDLIAERIEGERAVVDLLDYDVRFGQGFLFAAPRPLRPETATNAAAPASNAPAQQDINLDPGKLPQSPLARIEPARVTGNAALVRRAAGPF is encoded by the coding sequence ATGATCCGCATCTCGACCATTTTCATTGCCGTCTGCATGGTGCTGATCGCCACCTCGCTCGGCATGGTGGTGTATGCGGTCGCCGGATTTAACTTCGCCCAGGCGTCGCTGGTCGGCCTGACCGCACTGACATTGTTCGTGCTGTACCAGGCGGTTTCGATGCGGATGCGCGACCGCGCCGAGGCTGGCGATCAGATCGCCGACCTGTCGCGCGGTACTGCCGATCTCGCCCGCCAGGTCGGCGAATTCGGCCGGCGGCTGGCGGTGGTCGAGGCCAAGCTGGTTTCCGCCCGGTCGTCGCAGCAGGACCGGGTCCAGCACGTCTCCGACGAAATCACCGAGCTCGGTACTCTGGTGCAGCAGCTTGCTGCTTCCGTGGCTGCCCACGAAGACCTTCTGACCTCCGCCGCCCACAGCGTGGTCCGCCCGGAGGCGATCGCGGCGCCGGAACCTGCCACGCTGGCACCGGCAGCGATCCCGCCCGCGGCAGCGCCGGCGATTCCCGCTCCCGCAGCCGTGCCGCCATCGGTGCCTCAGCCCGAAACGCCGATCGTCGGAGTTGCGCCGGCGTCGGCCGCTTCGACGGTCGCCGCTTCTACGGTTGCGACACCCGAGGCCGCTTCAGTTCCGGCTTTGGCTGCGGCGCCTGCCGCTGTCACTGCGCCCGCCGGTCCCAATCTGGCGGCAGCGGTAGCGAGCGCCGTCGATGGCGGCCGCTTCGATCTTTATCTGCAGCCGATGGTCTCGCTGCCGCAGCGCAAGGTGCGCGCCTACGAAGTGGTGACGCGTCTGCGGGACAACGCCGATCAGGCGATCCCTGCCGAAACCTACCTGCCGATCGCCGAGACCGCCGGACTGATGGGGCGGATCGACAACGCCATCCTGCTGCGCGCCGTTCAGGTGGTCCGTCGGCTGTTGGTGCGCAACAAGGACGTCGGGCTGTTCGTCAACATCGCGGGCGCGACGCTGTCCGACAAGGCCGCCTTCGCCCAGTGTCTCGACTTCCTCGAGGCCAATCGCGCGCTGGCGCCGTCCCTGATCCTCGAATTCAAGCAGAGCGCGTTGCGCGGCCTTGGCCCGATCGAAGCCGAGCATCTTGCGGCGCTGGCGCAGCGCGGCTTCCGGTTCTCGATCGACCACGTCACCGATCTGCGATTCGAGCCCCGCGAACTGGCCGATCGCGGCGTCCGCTTCATCAAGGTGCCGGCGTCGCTGCTGCTTGCCGCGCACGACACCGCGTCGGCCGACATCCATCCGGTGGATCTGTCCGATCTGCTCGGCCGCTTCGGCATCGATCTGATCGCCGAGCGGATCGAGGGCGAACGCGCGGTGGTCGACCTGCTTGACTACGATGTTCGGTTTGGGCAGGGGTTCTTGTTCGCAGCGCCCCGTCCGCTGCGGCCAGAGACCGCCACCAACGCGGCCGCGCCGGCTTCCAACGCCCCGGCCCAGCAGGACATCAATCTTGATCCAGGCAAGCTACCGCAGAGCCCGCTCGCTCGCATCGAGCCGGCACGCGTCACCGGCAATGCCGCACTGGTTCGCCGCGCCGCCGGCCCGTTCTGA
- a CDS encoding TIGR01459 family HAD-type hydrolase, with protein MTTLRFVEHLHELVGSVDVVLSDIWGVVHNGLESFPDACAALKTARDQGRTVVLITNAPRPADSVQRQLRKLDVPDDCYDAIVSSGDLTRIYVAQHPGQSIYWLGPDRDNSIYRGLDAVLTPLEKADYIICTGPFDDETESAEDYREMMGQALERKLTLVCANPDIVVERGDRLIYCAGAIAELYRELGGDVIFYGKPHRPIYDRAMALAREIRGVDTPVQRVLAIGDSVRTDLAGAQGYGIDLLFVTRGIHADAFEGIDRLDTAAVNELFGHPPLALTRELRW; from the coding sequence ATGACCACGTTGCGTTTCGTCGAGCATCTGCACGAGCTCGTCGGCTCGGTCGACGTCGTGCTCAGCGACATCTGGGGCGTGGTGCATAACGGCCTGGAATCGTTCCCTGACGCCTGCGCGGCGCTGAAGACCGCGCGCGATCAAGGCCGCACCGTCGTGCTGATCACCAATGCGCCCCGGCCTGCGGATTCGGTGCAGCGCCAGCTCCGCAAGCTCGACGTGCCGGACGATTGCTACGACGCGATCGTGTCGTCGGGCGATCTCACCCGCATCTATGTGGCCCAGCATCCCGGACAGTCGATCTACTGGCTCGGCCCGGACCGCGACAATTCGATCTATCGCGGCCTCGACGCGGTGCTGACGCCGCTCGAAAAGGCCGATTACATCATCTGCACCGGGCCGTTCGACGACGAAACCGAGTCGGCCGAAGACTATCGCGAGATGATGGGGCAGGCGCTGGAGCGCAAGCTGACGCTGGTCTGCGCCAATCCGGACATCGTGGTCGAACGCGGCGACCGGCTGATCTACTGCGCCGGCGCGATCGCCGAACTGTATCGCGAGCTCGGCGGCGACGTGATCTTCTACGGCAAGCCGCATCGGCCGATCTACGACCGGGCGATGGCGTTGGCGCGCGAGATCCGTGGCGTCGACACGCCGGTGCAGCGGGTGCTGGCGATCGGCGACTCGGTGCGGACCGATCTTGCCGGCGCGCAGGGCTACGGCATCGATCTGCTGTTCGTCACCCGCGGCATTCATGCCGATGCGTTCGAGGGGATCGACCGGCTCGACACTGCTGCGGTGAACGAATTGTTCGGCCACCCGCCGCTGGCGCTGACCCGCGAGCTGCGCTGGTAG
- a CDS encoding DUF4159 domain-containing protein: MIGALPLSFAQPLLLIGLLALPALWWLLRVMPPRPRRVDFPPTRLLFEIAPKEETPSRTPWWLTALRMLAAALVIIALAGPIWNPQTAAGGSQAPLLILLDDGWSAASSWEARIKAADELIAEADSARRAVALAPLSETARDPALMPAGTARVSLRQLAPKPYAVERVDALPGIERFLKTAGDTELVWLTDGVDTGRGSDFVTGLNRLVQNRSVTIVEGGAPPAHALAAAENAAAKMTVKVLRAQSGGVDAGVVRALDAKSAPIGEARFSLAPGATETEAAFELPVELRNDIARLEIAGERSAGAVQLLDKRWRRRGVGIVSGASSDTAQPLLAATFYLTRALSPFADLRQGERTAPQQVIAQFLDQKLPMIVLADVGALSPEIRQRLDAWIEQGGVLIRFAGPRLARQDDDDLVPVKLRKGGRSLGGSLTWEKPQQLAAFSGDGPFAGLAVPSDVTVNRQVLAEPDATLPGKSWASLADGTPLVTGEHRGKGLVTLFHVSADMRWSNLPMSGTFVEMLRRLVDMSGYTSTPGAGVAADPNAAETVSPLRNLDGFGAFGPPPASAKPIPADYRERGSAEHPPGFYGPADGPIAVNALAAADRIAPLDTSAINARRAAYSNAEPRDLRGMLLASSLGLFLLDALIVAVLGGGLAALLMRRRRAAAAALALIIALPLASMPLPLRAQGAKDDFAIKATAQTHLAYVITGNADVDAIVKAGMSGLTLFLAQRTALEAGEPVGVDPARDELSFFPLIYWPIIAGGPKPPQDALNKIDAYMKQGGTVIFDTRDAIEAPPDPNGASQTPGMITLRNVLSSLDVPELEPVPREHVLTKTFYLLRDFPGRFTTGQTWVEALPRETDEDDTTRPARGGDGVSPIIITSNDLAGAWALRPDGQPMLPLTPGEPRQREFAFRAGVNIVMYTLTGNYKADQVHAPALIERLGQ; encoded by the coding sequence ATGATCGGCGCCCTCCCCCTTTCGTTCGCACAGCCGCTGCTGCTGATCGGCCTGCTGGCGCTGCCGGCGCTGTGGTGGCTGCTGCGGGTGATGCCTCCGCGGCCGCGTCGGGTCGATTTTCCGCCGACCCGGCTGCTGTTCGAGATCGCCCCGAAGGAAGAGACGCCGTCGCGTACGCCGTGGTGGCTGACCGCGCTGCGAATGCTCGCGGCCGCGCTGGTGATCATCGCGCTTGCCGGTCCAATCTGGAATCCGCAGACCGCTGCCGGCGGCAGTCAGGCGCCGCTGCTCATCCTGCTCGATGACGGCTGGAGCGCGGCGTCGAGCTGGGAGGCGCGGATCAAGGCGGCCGACGAGCTGATCGCCGAAGCCGACAGCGCCCGCCGCGCAGTGGCGCTGGCGCCGCTGTCAGAAACCGCGCGCGATCCTGCCCTGATGCCGGCCGGTACCGCGCGGGTGTCACTGCGCCAGCTGGCGCCAAAGCCGTATGCGGTCGAGCGCGTCGATGCGCTGCCCGGAATCGAGCGGTTCCTGAAGACCGCCGGCGATACCGAGCTGGTCTGGTTGACCGACGGCGTCGACACCGGCCGCGGCAGCGATTTCGTCACCGGGCTGAACAGACTGGTGCAGAACCGCAGCGTCACCATCGTCGAGGGCGGCGCCCCGCCCGCCCACGCGCTCGCCGCCGCCGAAAACGCCGCGGCGAAGATGACCGTGAAGGTGTTGCGCGCCCAGAGCGGCGGCGTCGATGCCGGTGTGGTCCGCGCGCTCGACGCCAAGAGCGCGCCGATCGGCGAAGCCCGCTTCAGCCTTGCGCCCGGCGCCACCGAGACCGAGGCGGCTTTCGAGCTGCCGGTCGAGCTGCGCAACGACATCGCCCGGCTTGAAATCGCCGGCGAGCGCTCCGCGGGCGCCGTGCAGCTGCTCGACAAGCGCTGGCGCCGCCGCGGGGTCGGCATCGTGTCCGGCGCAAGCAGTGATACGGCGCAGCCGCTGCTCGCAGCAACGTTCTATCTCACCCGCGCGCTGTCGCCGTTCGCCGACCTGCGCCAGGGCGAACGCACCGCGCCGCAGCAGGTGATCGCACAATTCCTCGATCAGAAGCTGCCGATGATCGTGCTCGCCGATGTCGGCGCGTTGTCACCGGAAATCCGGCAGCGGCTCGATGCCTGGATCGAACAGGGCGGCGTGCTGATACGCTTCGCCGGGCCTCGCCTTGCCCGCCAGGACGATGACGATCTGGTCCCGGTGAAGCTGCGCAAAGGCGGCCGCAGCCTCGGCGGCAGCCTGACCTGGGAGAAGCCGCAGCAGCTCGCCGCGTTCTCCGGCGATGGACCGTTCGCCGGACTTGCAGTGCCGAGCGACGTCACCGTCAACCGCCAGGTGCTGGCCGAGCCGGACGCGACGCTGCCCGGCAAGAGCTGGGCGTCGCTCGCCGACGGCACTCCGCTGGTCACCGGCGAGCATCGCGGCAAGGGACTGGTGACACTGTTCCACGTCAGCGCCGACATGCGTTGGTCCAACCTGCCGATGTCCGGCACCTTCGTCGAGATGCTGCGCCGGCTGGTCGACATGTCCGGCTACACATCGACGCCCGGCGCCGGCGTTGCCGCCGATCCGAACGCCGCCGAGACGGTGTCACCGCTGCGAAACCTCGACGGCTTCGGCGCGTTCGGTCCGCCGCCGGCCTCCGCCAAGCCGATTCCTGCCGATTATCGCGAGCGCGGCAGCGCCGAACATCCGCCCGGATTCTACGGTCCCGCCGATGGCCCGATCGCCGTCAATGCACTCGCCGCTGCCGACCGCATCGCGCCGCTGGATACGTCGGCGATCAATGCCCGCCGCGCCGCCTATAGCAACGCCGAGCCGCGCGATCTGCGCGGCATGCTGCTGGCCTCGTCGCTCGGCCTGTTCCTGCTCGATGCGCTGATCGTCGCCGTGCTCGGCGGCGGGCTGGCCGCGCTGCTGATGCGCCGCCGCCGCGCCGCCGCCGCCGCACTGGCGCTGATCATCGCACTGCCGCTGGCATCGATGCCGCTCCCGCTGCGCGCGCAGGGCGCCAAAGACGACTTCGCCATCAAAGCCACGGCACAGACTCACCTCGCCTACGTCATCACCGGCAACGCCGACGTCGATGCGATCGTCAAAGCCGGGATGAGCGGGCTGACGCTGTTCCTGGCGCAGCGTACCGCGCTCGAAGCCGGCGAGCCGGTCGGCGTCGATCCGGCGCGCGACGAGCTGTCGTTCTTCCCGCTGATCTACTGGCCGATCATCGCCGGCGGGCCCAAGCCGCCGCAGGACGCGCTCAACAAGATCGACGCCTACATGAAGCAGGGCGGCACCGTGATCTTCGACACCCGCGATGCGATCGAAGCGCCGCCGGATCCGAACGGCGCATCGCAGACGCCCGGCATGATCACGCTGCGCAATGTGCTGTCGTCGCTCGACGTGCCGGAGCTGGAGCCGGTGCCGCGCGAGCACGTCCTGACCAAGACGTTCTACCTCTTGCGCGACTTCCCCGGGCGCTTCACCACCGGCCAGACCTGGGTCGAGGCGCTGCCGCGCGAGACCGACGAGGACGACACCACGCGCCCGGCGCGCGGCGGCGACGGCGTGTCGCCGATCATCATCACCTCCAACGATCTCGCCGGCGCCTGGGCGCTGCGTCCCGATGGTCAGCCGATGCTTCCGCTGACGCCCGGCGAGCCGCGCCAGCGCGAATTCGCTTTCCGTGCCGGCGTCAACATCGTGATGTACACCCTGACCGGCAACTACAAAGCGGACCAGGTCCACGCACCGGCGCTGATCGAGCGGCTGGGGCAGTGA
- a CDS encoding DUF58 domain-containing protein, translated as MAQAEEHRTQETLAVRRADGESRSLAASLPRLMLEARRIANNVTHGLHGRRRAGAGENFWQYRRFVSGEPAQNVDWRRSARDDHLYVRELEWEAAHTVWLWPDRSLSMAFASKSARDSKLERGLIVAFALADLLVAGGERVGIPSLMNPTSSNNVIDKMAQAILHDTATRSSLPPSFVPSSRAEIVVLSDFWSPVGEIRQMLAGLSASGAHGTLVQIVDPAEESFPYAGRVEFVEPEGGGAITAGRAEKWASDYIALVAAHRDAIRAETSKLDWLFSTHTTSRSAAELLLFLHGGMTTAKDAGGKAGRGA; from the coding sequence ATGGCGCAGGCCGAGGAGCATCGCACCCAGGAGACGCTCGCGGTTCGCCGCGCGGATGGCGAAAGCCGTTCGCTCGCAGCGTCGTTGCCACGCCTGATGCTCGAGGCCCGCCGGATTGCCAACAACGTCACACACGGTCTGCACGGTCGCCGCCGCGCCGGCGCCGGCGAGAATTTCTGGCAGTATCGCCGCTTCGTCTCCGGCGAGCCGGCGCAGAACGTCGATTGGCGCCGCTCGGCGCGCGACGATCATCTCTATGTCCGCGAGCTGGAGTGGGAAGCCGCGCACACCGTCTGGCTATGGCCGGACCGGTCGCTGTCGATGGCCTTCGCCTCCAAGAGCGCGCGCGACAGCAAACTCGAGCGCGGCCTGATCGTGGCGTTCGCACTGGCGGACCTGCTGGTCGCCGGCGGCGAACGGGTCGGCATTCCCAGCCTGATGAACCCGACCTCGAGTAACAACGTCATCGACAAGATGGCGCAGGCGATCCTGCATGACACCGCCACGCGCAGCAGCCTGCCGCCGTCATTCGTGCCGTCGTCCCGGGCCGAGATCGTGGTGCTGTCCGACTTCTGGTCGCCGGTCGGTGAGATCCGGCAAATGCTCGCCGGCCTGTCGGCTTCCGGCGCCCACGGCACGCTGGTGCAGATCGTCGATCCCGCCGAAGAGAGCTTTCCCTATGCGGGGCGGGTCGAATTCGTCGAGCCCGAAGGTGGCGGCGCGATCACAGCCGGCCGCGCGGAGAAATGGGCCAGCGACTACATCGCTCTGGTCGCCGCGCATCGTGACGCGATCCGTGCCGAGACCTCCAAGCTCGATTGGCTGTTCTCGACCCACACCACCTCGCGCTCGGCCGCCGAGCTGCTGCTGTTCCTGCACGGCGGCATGACCACCGCCAAAGACGCCGGCGGCAAAGCAGGACGTGGCGCATGA
- a CDS encoding AAA family ATPase, which yields MAGADSVEKLEDVIVRSAEQVASEVRAAKEAISTVIFGQDRVVENTLVTILSGGHALLIGVPGLAKTKLVETLGVTLGLDAKRVQFTPDLMPSDILGAEVLDETAAGKRSFRFIAGPVFAQLLMADEINRASPRTQSALLQAMQEQHITVAGARHDLPKPFHVLATQNPLEQEGTYPLPEAQLDRFLMEIDVDYPDRDAERRILFDTTGAEQAAPRATMSGETLLAAQRLVRRLPVGDSVVEAILSLVRSARPGPDAGDLGKLIVWGPGPRASQSLMMAVRARALLDGRLAPSIDDVLDLAEPILKHRMALTFSARAEGRTIPDVIQKLKSRIG from the coding sequence ATGGCCGGCGCAGACAGTGTCGAGAAACTCGAAGACGTCATCGTCCGCTCGGCCGAGCAGGTCGCCAGCGAAGTGCGCGCCGCCAAGGAAGCGATCTCGACCGTGATCTTCGGCCAGGATCGCGTGGTCGAAAATACGCTGGTGACGATTCTGTCCGGCGGCCACGCTTTGCTGATCGGCGTCCCCGGCCTCGCCAAGACCAAGCTGGTGGAAACCCTGGGTGTCACGCTCGGTCTCGATGCCAAGCGTGTGCAGTTCACGCCCGACCTGATGCCGTCAGACATTCTCGGCGCCGAAGTGCTCGACGAGACCGCCGCCGGTAAGCGCTCGTTCCGCTTCATTGCCGGCCCGGTATTCGCGCAGCTGTTGATGGCCGACGAAATCAACCGCGCCAGCCCGCGCACCCAATCGGCGCTGCTGCAGGCGATGCAGGAGCAGCACATCACCGTTGCGGGCGCCCGGCACGATCTGCCGAAGCCGTTTCATGTGCTCGCCACGCAGAACCCGCTGGAGCAGGAAGGCACCTACCCGCTGCCGGAAGCCCAGCTCGACCGCTTTTTGATGGAGATCGACGTCGACTATCCGGATCGCGACGCCGAACGCCGTATCCTGTTCGACACCACCGGCGCCGAGCAGGCGGCACCGAGAGCAACGATGAGCGGCGAAACGCTGCTGGCGGCGCAGCGGCTGGTGCGGCGGCTGCCGGTCGGCGACTCGGTGGTTGAAGCGATCCTGTCGCTGGTGCGCTCGGCTCGTCCCGGCCCCGACGCCGGCGACCTCGGCAAGCTGATCGTCTGGGGCCCCGGCCCGCGCGCCAGCCAATCGCTGATGATGGCGGTGCGCGCCCGCGCGCTGCTCGACGGCCGGCTGGCTCCGTCGATCGACGACGTGCTCGACCTCGCCGAACCGATCCTGAAGCATCGTATGGCGCTGACCTTCTCGGCCCGCGCCGAAGGCCGCACCATTCCGGACGTGATCCAGAAGCTCAAGAGCCGGATCGGTTGA